Below is a window of Syntrophomonas wolfei subsp. wolfei str. Goettingen G311 DNA.
GTAGCACGGGTAGCACGTTGATGGCTAGCCAGGGCCAGCTGGTCACATTCTTCACGGGTAATGCCGTATTTCTCGGCAATATTTTCTGCGGTTACGCCCATGTGGCCGGGAACCAGACGGTCTATCAGCCCGTCATGGAGCATGGCATCTTCAATGCTGCCTGGTCCCATGCGATAACCCATTCTGGCTTTGGGAATCATATACGGGGCATTGGTCATGCTTTCCACCCCTACTACCAGGGCGACATCGGTCTTGCCTAATTGAATATGGGTAAGGGCAACATCCAGAGCCCGCATGCCGGAAGCGCAGTTCTGGTTTACATTACAAGCATTGCTCCTTACCGGGAGCCCGGCGGCTATTCCTACCTGGCGGGCGGGTAGAGAACCCTGCATATGGGGATAAACTTCGCCCATTACGATTTCATCAATTATATCAGGCTGGATTCCGGCTCTTTTAATAGCCTCTTTAGCTACGGTAATGCCCAGATCTATGGCCTGTACATCCTTAAGACTGCCTAAAAATCTGGCTATAGGAGTTCTGCACGCACTTACAATTACCACATCCTGTATTTCCTTCATCATGTTTTAAACCTCCCCAATATATTTTAGTCATTTAAGCTTGAGGGAGAATTGCTCCCCCTTATTTATTTACCTTTGAATACGGGTTTTCTCTTTTCCAGGAATGCTCCCATACCTTCTTTTTGATCAGCGGTGGAGCAGCACATGCCAAACATATCGGACTCTATGCCCATAGCGGTATCAATGTCAGCTTGCAGGCCTTTGCCGATGGCATATTTGGAAAAACCTACTGCCAGAGTTCCCTTGGATGCAATCCGGGCGGCCATTTTTTGGGCGGCTTCCATAAGTTCATCCACCGGATAGATATGATTAACCAGACCGATGCGATAAGCTTCGGCGGCATTAATGGTGTCGGCGGTGTAGGTTAATTCCTTGGCTCGTCCTTCGCCGATTAAACGGGGCAGCCGCTGGGTGCCGCCGAAGCCGGGGATAACCCCCAGCCCGACTTCCGGCTGGGCAAACAAAGCGTTTTCCGCTGCCAGCCTGATATCACAGGCCATAGCCAGTTCGCAGCCTCCCCCCAGGGCAAATCCCTTGATGGCGGCAATAAACGGCTTTTCTATTAGCTCTATCATGCGCATGGTTTTTTCACCATAGTCGGAGAATTCGCGTCCCTCTGAGGCGGACAAGGGCTGCATATAAGCGATATCAGCCCCAGCTACAAAGGCTTTGTCGCCGCTGCCGGTTACAATGACCACTTTTATGGCCTGGTCTGCGTTAATATCCTCCAGGGCCATGCTCATTTCGCTCAAAGTGTCTTTGTTAAGGGCGTTGAGGGCCTTGGGACGGTTAATAGTGAGTATTGCCAGGTAGTCTTGCTTTTCTAAGATGATGTTTTCATAGCTCATTTCTTTTCCCCCTCCATTAGGGTTCTAATTTTTACAATATGGCACAATAAGTGCTTTTGTTGTAGGGTTATACTTATGCTTAATAATTGAAGAAGCCTTTCTTGGTCTTCATTCCCAGCCAGCCGGCGCGTACATATTGTTTGAGCAGGCCGGAAGGACGATATTTGGGATCTCCGGTTTCATCATAGAGGGTATTCATTACCGCCAGGGCGATATCGCCGCCGACCAGGTCACAGAGGGTTAGCGGACCCATGGGCCATCCCGCGCCTAACTTCATGGCGGTGTCGATGTCTTCGGCAGTGGCCAGTCCTTCATAGAGAATGAAGCAACCTTCATTGATGGTGGGAACCAGGATGCGATTGACCACAAAGCCAGGTCCTTCTTTTACCTTAACCGGTTTTTTGCCG
It encodes the following:
- a CDS encoding enoyl-CoA hydratase-related protein, with the protein product MSYENIILEKQDYLAILTINRPKALNALNKDTLSEMSMALEDINADQAIKVVIVTGSGDKAFVAGADIAYMQPLSASEGREFSDYGEKTMRMIELIEKPFIAAIKGFALGGGCELAMACDIRLAAENALFAQPEVGLGVIPGFGGTQRLPRLIGEGRAKELTYTADTINAAEAYRIGLVNHIYPVDELMEAAQKMAARIASKGTLAVGFSKYAIGKGLQADIDTAMGIESDMFGMCCSTADQKEGMGAFLEKRKPVFKGK